In Chelmon rostratus isolate fCheRos1 chromosome 4, fCheRos1.pri, whole genome shotgun sequence, a genomic segment contains:
- the borcs8 gene encoding BLOC-1-related complex subunit 8 isoform X2, whose amino-acid sequence MMEDQEMQLKVRRVSDKFTESMYVLANEPSVALYRLQEHVRRSLPELVQHKTDMQSWEEQSQGAIYTVEYACSAVKSMTNSSMYFKNIDSLLRQAISMKEQISSSQGRRKRTMDSGMLKEAGEKHSSGM is encoded by the exons TGTCTGATAAATTCACGGAGAGCATGTACGTCCTGGCTAACGAGCCGTCAGTGGCTCTCTACAGACTGCAGGAACACGTCAGAAGGTCCCTGCCTGAGCTGGTGCAGCACAAG acagacatgcagagctGGGAGGAGCAGAGTCAAGGAGCCATCTACACTGTAGAGTATGCATGCAG TGCCGTGAAGAGCATGACGAACAGCAGCATGTATTTCAAAAACATTGACAGCCTCCTCCGTCAAGCCATCAGCATGAAGGAACAGATTAGCAGCTCTCAAGGACGCAG GAAAAGGACTATGGACTCTGGAATGTTAAAGGAAGCGGGAGAAAAACACAGCTCTGGGATGTGA
- the borcs8 gene encoding BLOC-1-related complex subunit 8 isoform X1, translating to MMEDQEMQLKVRRVSDKFTESMYVLANEPSVALYRLQEHVRRSLPELVQHKTDMQSWEEQSQGAIYTVEYACSAVKSMTNSSMYFKNIDSLLRQAISMKEQISSSQGRSLRDVTPSPSPLVSAPHAPPTSS from the exons TGTCTGATAAATTCACGGAGAGCATGTACGTCCTGGCTAACGAGCCGTCAGTGGCTCTCTACAGACTGCAGGAACACGTCAGAAGGTCCCTGCCTGAGCTGGTGCAGCACAAG acagacatgcagagctGGGAGGAGCAGAGTCAAGGAGCCATCTACACTGTAGAGTATGCATGCAG TGCCGTGAAGAGCATGACGAACAGCAGCATGTATTTCAAAAACATTGACAGCCTCCTCCGTCAAGCCATCAGCATGAAGGAACAGATTAGCAGCTCTCAAGGACGCAG CTTACGTGATGTGACCCCCTCTCCCAGTCCCCTTGTCTCTGCTCCACATGCCCCACCCACTTCCTCATAA